Proteins encoded together in one Corvus hawaiiensis isolate bCorHaw1 chromosome 15, bCorHaw1.pri.cur, whole genome shotgun sequence window:
- the CNOT6 gene encoding CCR4-NOT transcription complex subunit 6 isoform X1 yields MPKEKYDPPDPRRMYTIMSSEEAANGKKSHWAELEISGKVRSLSSSLWTLTHLTALHLSDNSLSRIPSDIAKLHNLVYLDLSSNKIRSLPAELGNMVSLRELHLNNNLLRVLPFELGKLFQLQTLGLKGNPLTQDILNLYQEPDGTRRLLNYLLDNLAGTAKRISTEQPPPRSWIMLQEPDRTRPTALFSVMCYNVLCDKYATRQLYGYCPSWALNWEYRKKAIMQEILSCNADIISLQEVETEQYYSFFLVELKERGYNGFFSPKSRARTMSEQERKHVDGCAIFFKTEKFTLVQKHTVEFNQLAMANSEGSEAMLNRVMTKDNIGVAVLLELRKELIEMSSGKPHLGMEKQLVLVANAHMHWDPDYSDVKLVQTMMFLSEVKNIIDKASRSLKPGVSGELGTIPLVLCADLNSLPDSGVVEYLSTGGVETNHKDFKELRYNESLTNFSCNGKNGTTNGRITHGFKLKSAYENGLMPYTNYTFDFKGIIDYIFYSKPQLNILGILGPLDHHWLIENNISGCPHPLIPSDHFSLFAQLELLLPFLPPVNGIHLPGRR; encoded by the exons tcagaggaagcagccAATGGAAAGAAATCACACTGGGCAGAGTTGGAAATAAGTG GGAAAGTGAGAAGCTTAAGCTCATCATTGTGGACACTGACCCATTTGACAGCTTTGCATCTCAGTGACAATTCCTTATCCCGTATTCCTTCAGACATTGCCAAGCTTCACAATCTGGTATATCTGGACTTGTCCTCTAATAAAATTCGCAGTTTACCAGCAGAGCTCGGAAACATGGTGTCACTCAG GGAACTACATTTAAATAACAACCTGTTACGAGTTTTACCTTTTGAGCTGGGAAAACTGTTCCAGTTACAGACTTTGGGTCTGAAAG GAAACCCACTTACACAGGATATTCTGAACCTGTATCAGGAACCAGATGGGACACGAAGGCTACTGAACTATTTGCTTGATAATTTGGCAGGTACTGCAAAAAGAA TTTCGACAGAACAGCCACCTCCAAGATCTTGGATTATGTTGCAAGAACCAGACCGTACAAGACCAACAG CCTTGTTCTCTGTCATGTGTTACAACGTCCTGTGTGACAAATATGCCACCCGGCAGCTGTATGGCTATTGtccatcctgggccttgaactgggaatacagaaaaaaagccattatGCAGGAAATACTGAGCTGCAATGCTGACATCATAAGTCTGCAG GAGGTTGAAACGGAGCAGTACTACAGTTTTTTCCTGGTAGAATTGAAAGAACGTGGCTATAATGGATTCTTCAGTCCAAAATCTAGAGCTAGGACAATGtcagaacaggaaagaaaacatgttGATGGTTGtgcaatatttttcaaaacagaaaa atttacTTTGGTTCAAAAGCATACTGTTGAGTTCAATCAACTAGCAATGGCAAACTCAGAAGGTTCAGAGGCTATGCTGAACAGAGTTATGACGAAAGATAACATTGGAGTTGCTGTTCTATTAGAACTGCGAAAGGAATTGATAGAAATGTCCT cTGGAAAGCCACATCTTGGGATGGAAAAGCAGCTAGTTCTTGTAGCTAATGCACATATGCATTGGGACCCAGATTATTCTGATGTGAAGCTGGTTCAGACTATGATGTTCCTGTCTGAGGTAAAGAACATTATTGATAAAGCTTCTCGTAGTCTCAAACCTGGTGTTTCGGGAGAACTTGGAACCATTCCACTTGTACTGTGTGCAGATCTCAATTCTCTACCAGACTCTG GTGTTGTTGAGTACTTGAGCACTGGTGGAGTGGAAACAAACCACAAAGATTTTAAGGAACTGAGATACAATGAAAGTCTTACTAACTTCAGCTGTAATGGAAAGAATGGGACAACAAATGGAAGAATTACACATGGTTTCAAGTTGAAGAGTGCCTATGAGAATGGTCTAATGCCTTATACAAATTACACATTCGACTTCAAG GGTATTATTGATTACATCTTCTACTCTAAACCTCAGCTAAACATACTTGGCATTCTTGGACCTTTGGATCATCATTGGTTAATAGAGAACAATATAAGTGGTTGTCCACATCCACTCATCCCTTCTGACCACTTCTCACTTTTTGCACAACTGGAGCTTTTGCTGCCTTTCCTGCCTCCTGTAAATGGAATCCATCTCCCTGGCAGGAGGTAG
- the CNOT6 gene encoding CCR4-NOT transcription complex subunit 6 isoform X2: MPKEKYDPPDPRRMYTIMSSEEAANGKKSHWAELEISGKVRSLSSSLWTLTHLTALHLSDNSLSRIPSDIAKLHNLVYLDLSSNKIRSLPAELGNMVSLRELHLNNNLLRVLPFELGKLFQLQTLGLKGNPLTQDILNLYQEPDGTRRLLNYLLDNLAVSTEQPPPRSWIMLQEPDRTRPTALFSVMCYNVLCDKYATRQLYGYCPSWALNWEYRKKAIMQEILSCNADIISLQEVETEQYYSFFLVELKERGYNGFFSPKSRARTMSEQERKHVDGCAIFFKTEKFTLVQKHTVEFNQLAMANSEGSEAMLNRVMTKDNIGVAVLLELRKELIEMSSGKPHLGMEKQLVLVANAHMHWDPDYSDVKLVQTMMFLSEVKNIIDKASRSLKPGVSGELGTIPLVLCADLNSLPDSGVVEYLSTGGVETNHKDFKELRYNESLTNFSCNGKNGTTNGRITHGFKLKSAYENGLMPYTNYTFDFKGIIDYIFYSKPQLNILGILGPLDHHWLIENNISGCPHPLIPSDHFSLFAQLELLLPFLPPVNGIHLPGRR, translated from the exons tcagaggaagcagccAATGGAAAGAAATCACACTGGGCAGAGTTGGAAATAAGTG GGAAAGTGAGAAGCTTAAGCTCATCATTGTGGACACTGACCCATTTGACAGCTTTGCATCTCAGTGACAATTCCTTATCCCGTATTCCTTCAGACATTGCCAAGCTTCACAATCTGGTATATCTGGACTTGTCCTCTAATAAAATTCGCAGTTTACCAGCAGAGCTCGGAAACATGGTGTCACTCAG GGAACTACATTTAAATAACAACCTGTTACGAGTTTTACCTTTTGAGCTGGGAAAACTGTTCCAGTTACAGACTTTGGGTCTGAAAG GAAACCCACTTACACAGGATATTCTGAACCTGTATCAGGAACCAGATGGGACACGAAGGCTACTGAACTATTTGCTTGATAATTTGGCAG TTTCGACAGAACAGCCACCTCCAAGATCTTGGATTATGTTGCAAGAACCAGACCGTACAAGACCAACAG CCTTGTTCTCTGTCATGTGTTACAACGTCCTGTGTGACAAATATGCCACCCGGCAGCTGTATGGCTATTGtccatcctgggccttgaactgggaatacagaaaaaaagccattatGCAGGAAATACTGAGCTGCAATGCTGACATCATAAGTCTGCAG GAGGTTGAAACGGAGCAGTACTACAGTTTTTTCCTGGTAGAATTGAAAGAACGTGGCTATAATGGATTCTTCAGTCCAAAATCTAGAGCTAGGACAATGtcagaacaggaaagaaaacatgttGATGGTTGtgcaatatttttcaaaacagaaaa atttacTTTGGTTCAAAAGCATACTGTTGAGTTCAATCAACTAGCAATGGCAAACTCAGAAGGTTCAGAGGCTATGCTGAACAGAGTTATGACGAAAGATAACATTGGAGTTGCTGTTCTATTAGAACTGCGAAAGGAATTGATAGAAATGTCCT cTGGAAAGCCACATCTTGGGATGGAAAAGCAGCTAGTTCTTGTAGCTAATGCACATATGCATTGGGACCCAGATTATTCTGATGTGAAGCTGGTTCAGACTATGATGTTCCTGTCTGAGGTAAAGAACATTATTGATAAAGCTTCTCGTAGTCTCAAACCTGGTGTTTCGGGAGAACTTGGAACCATTCCACTTGTACTGTGTGCAGATCTCAATTCTCTACCAGACTCTG GTGTTGTTGAGTACTTGAGCACTGGTGGAGTGGAAACAAACCACAAAGATTTTAAGGAACTGAGATACAATGAAAGTCTTACTAACTTCAGCTGTAATGGAAAGAATGGGACAACAAATGGAAGAATTACACATGGTTTCAAGTTGAAGAGTGCCTATGAGAATGGTCTAATGCCTTATACAAATTACACATTCGACTTCAAG GGTATTATTGATTACATCTTCTACTCTAAACCTCAGCTAAACATACTTGGCATTCTTGGACCTTTGGATCATCATTGGTTAATAGAGAACAATATAAGTGGTTGTCCACATCCACTCATCCCTTCTGACCACTTCTCACTTTTTGCACAACTGGAGCTTTTGCTGCCTTTCCTGCCTCCTGTAAATGGAATCCATCTCCCTGGCAGGAGGTAG